A DNA window from Undibacterium sp. YM2 contains the following coding sequences:
- a CDS encoding GNAT family N-acetyltransferase: MTTITFIQADFARHKDVLLAMNLEYMGWVAAHIKQDFGITSEDLLGMPLTDYVAGALDKICGTDTLDSMFYLVETDGQIAAMGGRRGTQPGVAEIKRLYVLPGFRGLHLGDALLQRLLSDVRQQGYERVRLDSAPFMHAAHKLYEAAGFKDCQPYEGAEVPAVLHPRWRFMELIL, from the coding sequence TTGACAACAATTACTTTCATCCAAGCGGACTTTGCCCGCCACAAAGATGTGCTCCTGGCCATGAATCTTGAATACATGGGCTGGGTCGCCGCACACATCAAACAGGATTTTGGTATTACCAGCGAAGACTTGCTCGGCATGCCACTGACAGATTATGTAGCTGGTGCACTGGACAAAATCTGTGGCACAGATACACTGGACAGCATGTTTTATCTGGTGGAGACAGACGGCCAGATAGCCGCCATGGGTGGCAGACGCGGCACACAGCCAGGCGTGGCCGAGATCAAGCGCCTGTATGTATTGCCAGGTTTTCGTGGCCTGCATCTGGGCGATGCGCTTTTACAACGCCTGCTCAGCGACGTACGCCAGCAGGGCTATGAGCGCGTGCGCCTCGACAGTGCACCCTTCATGCATGCAGCCCACAAACTTTACGAAGCAGCAGGATTCAAGGATTGCCAGCCCTATGAAGGCGCAGAAGTACCGGCGGTCCTGCATCCCCGCTGGCGGTTTATGGAATTGATACTGTAA
- a CDS encoding LacI family DNA-binding transcriptional regulator, protein MKKKPPTIRDVAAEAGVSTATISKFINGTQRFSSTVEARITAVIDSLGYRSNPLAQSMITGRTKSIGLSILDVSNPHFTSIVKGANRIAIEHGYTLLLVDTEENLGREKPLIEALSRRVDGMILFSRMSEADLSWTEQLEKPLVFFGRLSQLSSPCVSSDDHKGAYMLAQHLLTLGHKHIAYMGFNKSRRDEERFGGLQECLNEHQLTAEIYNVNSPSAQEGERLCSSIMLGKQHPDAVVCYNDLMALGFMKEAQNLGFDIPRDVSVAGFDNIQYGRYTSPALTSVDLQSEEMGVAAMRTLIGIINGEAAQGLTTIAPQLVLRSSVMNRK, encoded by the coding sequence ATGAAGAAAAAACCACCGACCATACGTGATGTCGCCGCAGAAGCAGGCGTCTCTACTGCCACCATTTCCAAATTCATCAATGGCACGCAACGTTTTTCTTCTACCGTAGAAGCCAGGATCACCGCTGTCATTGACAGCCTGGGCTACCGCTCCAACCCGCTGGCGCAATCCATGATCACCGGGCGCACCAAGTCCATAGGCCTGTCGATACTCGATGTCAGCAATCCCCATTTCACCAGCATCGTCAAAGGGGCCAACCGCATCGCCATAGAACATGGCTACACCTTGTTGCTGGTCGATACCGAAGAAAACCTGGGTCGCGAAAAACCCCTGATAGAAGCATTGAGCCGCCGTGTCGATGGCATGATACTTTTTTCACGCATGAGTGAAGCCGACCTGAGCTGGACCGAGCAATTGGAAAAACCCCTGGTATTCTTTGGCCGCCTGAGCCAGCTCAGTTCGCCCTGTGTCAGCAGTGATGATCACAAGGGTGCCTATATGCTGGCGCAACACTTGCTGACCCTGGGCCACAAGCATATTGCCTATATGGGCTTCAATAAATCCCGCCGTGATGAAGAACGATTTGGCGGCCTGCAGGAATGCCTGAACGAGCATCAACTGACAGCAGAAATCTACAACGTCAATTCACCGTCTGCACAAGAAGGCGAACGCCTGTGCTCCTCCATCATGCTCGGCAAACAGCATCCTGATGCCGTGGTTTGCTATAACGATCTGATGGCGCTGGGCTTCATGAAAGAAGCGCAAAACCTCGGTTTTGATATTCCCCGCGATGTTTCTGTGGCTGGCTTCGACAATATCCAGTATGGCCGTTACACCTCGCCAGCATTGACTTCTGTCGATCTGCAAAGTGAAGAAATGGGAGTGGCCGCCATGCGCACGCTGATAGGCATCATCAATGGTGAAGCCGCACAGGGCCTGACAACGATAGCGCCACAACTGGTCTTGCGCTCATCCGTCATGAATAGAAAATAA
- a CDS encoding VOC family protein yields MQIQTILAFGGHSEAAIQFYKQAIGAEVQVMLRWKDSPDPAMRSVSSDPDKIMHASFRVGDTILMATDGIQTLAQPDIKGLPLNLEARDDSEARQLFAALSNGGTVQMPLSKTFWTSLSGMLTDRFGVSWMVNVASPEE; encoded by the coding sequence ATGCAAATCCAGACCATCCTGGCCTTTGGCGGCCATAGCGAAGCAGCGATACAGTTCTACAAACAAGCCATAGGTGCAGAAGTGCAAGTCATGCTGCGCTGGAAAGACAGCCCAGACCCGGCCATGCGCAGCGTATCATCCGATCCGGATAAAATCATGCATGCCTCATTCCGCGTAGGTGACACCATACTGATGGCAACTGACGGCATACAAACCCTGGCCCAGCCTGACATCAAAGGCCTCCCACTGAACCTCGAAGCCAGGGACGACAGCGAAGCCAGGCAGCTATTCGCGGCCCTCAGCAATGGTGGAACAGTACAGATGCCCCTGAGCAAAACCTTCTGGACCTCACTGTCAGGCATGCTGACAGATCGATTTGGTGTCTCGTGGATGGTGAATGTGGCCTCGCCCGAGGAATAA
- the ssb gene encoding single-stranded DNA-binding protein has translation MASVNKVIIVGNLGRDPETRYMPSGDAMTSITVATTDSWKDKSSGEKKEQTEWHRITFFGKLAEIAGQYLKKGSQVYVEGSLRTRKYTDKDGVEKYATDIKADSMQMLGSRQGMGGGAGMDDGGGYGGGGGGAPAPRPQAAPQQRQAPASRPAPNFSDMDDDIPF, from the coding sequence ATGGCATCAGTGAACAAGGTCATTATCGTTGGCAACCTTGGGAGAGACCCGGAAACCCGTTACATGCCATCAGGCGATGCAATGACCAGCATCACCGTGGCGACCACCGATAGCTGGAAAGACAAGTCCAGCGGTGAAAAGAAAGAACAGACAGAATGGCACCGCATTACCTTCTTCGGCAAACTGGCAGAAATCGCCGGTCAATACCTGAAAAAAGGTTCGCAAGTCTACGTTGAAGGCAGCCTGCGTACCCGCAAATACACCGACAAAGACGGCGTAGAAAAATACGCAACCGACATCAAGGCCGACAGCATGCAAATGCTGGGCAGCCGCCAGGGCATGGGCGGCGGCGCAGGTATGGATGATGGTGGTGGCTACGGTGGTGGCGGCGGCGGTGCACCAGCCCCACGCCCACAGGCAGCCCCACAACAACGCCAGGCCCCAGCCTCACGCCCGGCACCGAATTTCTCGGATATGGATGATGATATTCCGTTCTAA
- a CDS encoding heparin lyase I family protein, producing the protein MRLTILSSILLAASALPAFAADATSGITGNTLCLNAQKPGGTDTYARIENVFGKGAVEAPSDTRYAPARPHIIEAGDDVVPAYFAVLAIDPTDVNLDGKTMAEGSDRSRTEIKIAPSLMGMHQAFKARENNSFVYSWRFKIDAGMKFLPSFTHIHQIKAYGGRYAEPPLITFTPLASGRMEVRQIDDLKNEGGVYHVLGTVALSQIQGQWIDVREQITFSNSAGRYQLSMRGQDDKPVLEIDSAGLQLWRTGADHMRPKWGIYRKHHGMLNQDKDDYVYFANLGITRGSQPDSSCR; encoded by the coding sequence ATGCGCTTAACCATTTTATCCAGTATCTTGCTGGCTGCCAGTGCTTTGCCTGCTTTTGCCGCTGATGCGACTTCCGGCATAACCGGCAATACCTTGTGCCTGAATGCACAAAAGCCGGGTGGCACAGATACCTATGCCAGGATAGAAAATGTCTTTGGCAAGGGAGCAGTGGAAGCCCCGAGTGATACGCGCTACGCACCAGCCAGGCCGCATATTATTGAGGCGGGTGATGATGTAGTGCCCGCCTATTTTGCTGTGCTGGCGATAGACCCGACAGATGTCAACCTGGATGGCAAGACCATGGCTGAGGGTAGTGACCGTTCTCGCACCGAGATCAAGATTGCCCCCAGTCTGATGGGCATGCATCAGGCCTTCAAGGCGCGTGAAAATAACAGCTTTGTGTATAGCTGGCGTTTCAAGATTGATGCTGGCATGAAGTTTTTACCCTCGTTTACGCATATCCATCAGATCAAGGCCTATGGTGGCCGCTATGCGGAACCGCCACTGATCACTTTTACGCCATTGGCGAGTGGCCGTATGGAAGTGCGGCAAATTGATGATCTGAAAAATGAGGGCGGTGTTTATCATGTGCTCGGCACGGTGGCTTTGTCGCAGATACAGGGACAATGGATAGACGTGCGCGAGCAGATCACATTCTCAAATTCTGCCGGACGTTATCAGTTGAGCATGCGCGGACAGGACGACAAGCCCGTATTGGAAATCGACAGCGCAGGCCTGCAATTATGGCGTACAGGGGCAGACCACATGCGCCCGAAATGGGGCATCTACCGCAAGCATCATGGGATGCTGAATCAGGACAAGGATGATTACGTCTATTTTGCCAATCTTGGCATCACGCGTGGCAGCCAGCCGGATTCCAGTTGTCGCTAG
- a CDS encoding DEAD/DEAH box helicase yields MTFESLGLIPELLQAVATRQYETPTAVQAEAIPAVLAGEDVMALAQTGSGKTAAFALPLLQRLQQGMEESSKQRKVKILILVPTRELSGQVGQTIEALAEHLPKKLKVAVIYGGASINPQMMHLRGGADIVISTPGRLLDLLDNNALSLKDVATLVLDEADRLLDLGFADEIKRILEQLPAKRQNLFFSATFSPAVKKLALGMLHEPVRIAIADLTENLPDIAQRAISVDADKRTRLLVHLIKEQQWERVLVFVATKYASDTVSNKLKKAGIKAKAFNGDASQGARQHMLTDFKANRIQVLVATDLAARGIDVAGLPAVVNYDLPRSADDYIHRIGRTGRAGASGTAISFILAEHEMHFRLIEKRQGKRVPRETLPGFEPVAIATHKAESDASPDAPTGGIKGKRKSKKDKLREQATKDGQIS; encoded by the coding sequence ATGACTTTTGAATCCCTAGGCCTGATCCCGGAACTCTTGCAAGCGGTCGCCACACGCCAGTATGAAACACCAACTGCGGTGCAGGCTGAGGCTATTCCGGCGGTATTGGCTGGCGAGGATGTCATGGCGCTGGCACAGACCGGTTCTGGCAAGACAGCTGCCTTTGCCTTGCCACTGTTACAGCGCTTGCAGCAAGGCATGGAAGAAAGCAGCAAACAGCGTAAAGTCAAAATCCTGATACTGGTACCTACCCGTGAATTATCCGGGCAGGTAGGCCAAACAATCGAGGCTTTGGCAGAGCATTTACCAAAGAAGTTGAAGGTGGCGGTGATTTATGGTGGCGCGTCCATCAACCCGCAAATGATGCATTTGCGTGGTGGGGCTGATATCGTCATCAGTACGCCGGGTCGCTTGCTCGATTTGCTGGATAACAATGCCCTGTCTTTAAAAGACGTGGCGACACTGGTGCTGGATGAGGCAGACCGCTTGCTGGACCTGGGTTTTGCCGATGAAATCAAACGCATACTTGAGCAATTACCTGCCAAGCGTCAAAACCTGTTTTTCTCGGCCACTTTCTCACCCGCAGTCAAAAAGCTGGCGCTAGGCATGTTGCATGAGCCTGTGCGCATCGCGATTGCCGACCTGACTGAGAACCTGCCTGATATCGCGCAAAGGGCGATATCAGTGGATGCTGACAAGCGTACCCGCCTGCTGGTGCACCTGATCAAAGAGCAGCAATGGGAGCGCGTGCTGGTGTTTGTTGCCACCAAATATGCGAGCGACACCGTCAGCAATAAATTGAAAAAAGCAGGTATCAAGGCAAAGGCATTTAATGGCGATGCCAGCCAGGGTGCGCGCCAGCACATGCTGACTGACTTCAAGGCGAACCGCATACAGGTACTGGTTGCGACTGACCTGGCGGCACGAGGTATTGACGTTGCTGGCCTGCCTGCGGTCGTCAATTATGATTTGCCGCGTTCGGCAGATGATTATATCCACCGCATAGGCCGCACTGGCCGTGCCGGTGCGAGTGGCACGGCAATCAGCTTTATCCTGGCTGAACATGAAATGCATTTCCGCCTCATAGAAAAACGCCAGGGAAAGCGTGTGCCTCGCGAGACCTTGCCCGGTTTTGAGCCTGTGGCAATTGCAACACACAAAGCAGAGTCTGATGCCAGCCCTGATGCGCCGACTGGCGGCATCAAGGGCAAGCGTAAAAGCAAGAAAGACAAGCTGCGTGAACAGGCAACAAAAGACGGGCAGATCAGCTAA
- a CDS encoding TonB-dependent receptor, whose protein sequence is MSAQFSNKQHPMQLKPLSFAISLAMLALTQAAQAQHATTAETSDGKLNEVVVSANKRIEKLDHVPMAISVLGDATLQRNNVREIADVINLSPALSITYGSTPANNGINMRGIGTTSIGIGVEADVAVIIDDIPMGMQVKAFQDLTDISRIEILKGPQSTLFGKSAIAGAVNIVTKPISGPLAGSASTLYTSDGEWRFGLTYGGEVSEKFGFRLSASDNRFPGNVNNLTDGSKVNGSGGKTFMAKLSWHPTDNIDVDFSPRYNSTVTSCCVLALTSLTPAQGGLLSNIAQLPATTLLNGIRIGADNTDVRNDTMTGQTSTSRGAGLKFTYNFADGSALTSISSVDRYYANDSRDQDFVDVPTLLYYPLANGKPAGINAGYTQYGTFDVKSQTQELRYTSNDKNSLRYVIGYWYGKNSIERHFIRGYNGIALTTPIQYFTDTYNVNSAVFGQATWDFAKNFSLLAGLRYNRETSGYRFSVGAPPPGAYVQTDYFSSLDNTENSTTGKLSLQHQVNNNLMVYAMGSTGYKGLAYDLTSGLNAATAAQQPVKSETAKTFEIGLKGNFLDNRLTLNVAAFNSRFSDYQQNSGGYLPGTTTYVTRLNSVGGVQTRGVEMDVSALVTRDLILNGSIAYTDATITEFPNAPCYNVAGSPNGGFNAECQLKSAQYGGQNVQDLAGARMPNAPKIKANIGGQYDLRFSNLPFDAFITGSVRYQSDVITNLNQDPTLAVSAISVTNIGFGIRDKMNKYKLSFFINNLFDRHYANTGFTGVGSWSSKAPNPVLTVTNTTWTPARDAFRYFGVRLDAKF, encoded by the coding sequence ATGTCAGCACAATTCAGCAACAAGCAACATCCCATGCAACTCAAACCTCTGAGCTTTGCCATCAGCCTGGCCATGCTGGCCCTGACTCAGGCAGCACAGGCGCAACATGCAACTACTGCAGAAACATCCGACGGCAAACTCAATGAAGTCGTGGTGTCGGCCAACAAGCGCATAGAAAAACTTGACCATGTGCCGATGGCGATTTCTGTCCTCGGTGATGCCACCTTACAGCGTAATAATGTCAGGGAAATCGCTGACGTCATCAACCTGTCACCCGCATTGTCGATTACCTATGGTTCGACACCTGCCAATAATGGCATCAATATGCGCGGTATAGGTACCACATCAATAGGCATAGGTGTAGAAGCTGACGTGGCAGTCATCATTGATGATATCCCAATGGGCATGCAGGTCAAGGCCTTCCAGGATTTGACCGACATCTCACGCATAGAAATCTTGAAAGGCCCGCAGAGCACACTGTTTGGTAAAAGCGCGATTGCCGGTGCGGTCAATATCGTCACCAAGCCTATCTCCGGCCCGCTGGCAGGTAGCGCCAGCACCTTATATACCAGTGATGGCGAATGGCGCTTTGGCCTGACTTACGGTGGGGAAGTATCCGAGAAATTCGGCTTCAGGCTCAGTGCCAGCGATAACCGCTTCCCCGGCAATGTGAATAACCTGACTGATGGCAGCAAGGTCAATGGTTCTGGCGGCAAGACCTTCATGGCCAAACTCAGCTGGCATCCTACCGACAATATCGATGTCGATTTTTCGCCACGCTATAACAGCACCGTCACATCCTGCTGCGTGCTGGCACTGACCAGCCTGACACCGGCACAAGGCGGTCTGTTGTCGAATATCGCGCAACTGCCAGCCACGACTTTATTGAATGGCATACGCATAGGCGCGGACAACACCGATGTGCGCAATGACACCATGACAGGCCAGACTTCCACCAGCCGTGGCGCAGGCTTGAAATTCACTTACAACTTTGCCGATGGTTCTGCGCTGACCTCGATCTCTTCCGTCGACCGTTATTATGCAAACGACTCTCGCGACCAGGACTTTGTCGATGTACCTACCCTGCTGTACTACCCGCTGGCGAATGGCAAACCTGCCGGCATCAATGCTGGCTATACACAGTACGGCACATTTGATGTGAAATCGCAAACCCAGGAATTGCGCTATACCTCGAATGACAAGAATTCGCTGCGTTATGTGATCGGTTACTGGTATGGAAAAAATTCCATAGAACGCCATTTCATACGCGGCTACAACGGCATTGCACTGACCACGCCCATCCAGTATTTCACTGACACGTATAACGTCAACAGCGCGGTGTTTGGTCAGGCGACCTGGGACTTTGCCAAGAACTTCAGCCTGCTCGCAGGTTTGCGTTATAACCGTGAAACCTCGGGTTACCGTTTCTCCGTCGGCGCACCACCACCTGGCGCATATGTACAGACTGATTATTTTTCCAGCCTCGACAATACCGAGAATTCCACCACCGGCAAACTCAGCCTGCAGCATCAGGTCAATAACAACCTGATGGTGTATGCCATGGGCTCCACCGGCTATAAAGGCCTGGCCTATGACTTGACCAGCGGCTTGAATGCAGCCACTGCGGCCCAGCAACCAGTCAAATCAGAAACTGCCAAGACCTTTGAAATTGGCCTTAAAGGCAATTTTCTCGACAACCGCCTGACGCTGAATGTCGCCGCCTTTAATAGCCGGTTCAGCGACTACCAGCAGAATTCTGGTGGTTATCTGCCTGGCACGACAACTTATGTGACGCGCCTCAACAGCGTAGGTGGCGTGCAGACACGCGGCGTGGAAATGGATGTCTCGGCATTGGTCACCAGGGACTTGATACTGAACGGCAGCATAGCCTACACCGATGCGACGATTACAGAGTTCCCAAATGCCCCTTGCTATAACGTTGCCGGCAGCCCTAACGGTGGCTTCAATGCCGAATGCCAGTTGAAGTCTGCCCAGTATGGTGGACAGAACGTGCAAGACCTGGCGGGAGCCAGAATGCCGAATGCGCCCAAGATCAAAGCCAACATAGGCGGACAATACGACCTGCGCTTCAGCAACCTGCCTTTCGACGCTTTCATTACAGGCAGTGTGCGTTATCAAAGCGATGTCATCACCAACCTGAACCAGGACCCTACACTGGCGGTATCTGCGATCAGCGTGACGAATATCGGTTTTGGCATCAGGGACAAGATGAACAAGTACAAACTGAGCTTCTTCATCAACAACCTGTTTGACCGCCACTATGCCAATACCGGTTTCACCGGTGTCGGTAGCTGGAGCTCCAAAGCACCGAACCCTGTGCTGACAGTGACCAACACCACCTGGACACCGGCCCGTGATGCCTTCCGTTATTTCGGTGTCAGGCTGGACGCCAAGTTCTAG
- a CDS encoding NAD-dependent epimerase/dehydratase family protein, whose protein sequence is MMTEQFSEQSSEKPFNRLLLTGAAGGLGRVLRERLKPWTKILRLSDIVDIENLVPGEEAQTCDLADRAGVFELLKDVDAVLHFGGISVEDKFEPIMQANILGMYHLYEAVHKLGIKRVIYASSSHVVGFYPTTEKVNADSPLRPDGFYGLSKSYGEALSRYYYDRFSIETVCLRIGSSFPEPRNTRMMVTYLSYDDLLELIRAALFTPKVGHSIVFGVSDNPAKWWDNSKAAHLGFVPKDSSSEFAGRFPLTANWPAADDMTSTYQGGPFVVAGPQYQD, encoded by the coding sequence ATGATGACTGAACAATTTAGTGAGCAATCCAGTGAAAAGCCTTTTAATCGCCTGCTCTTGACGGGTGCAGCCGGTGGCCTGGGCCGGGTTTTGCGTGAACGCCTGAAGCCCTGGACAAAAATACTCAGACTCAGTGATATCGTCGATATAGAAAACCTGGTGCCTGGCGAAGAGGCGCAGACCTGCGACCTGGCTGACAGGGCAGGGGTATTTGAATTACTGAAAGATGTCGATGCCGTGCTGCACTTTGGCGGCATCTCTGTCGAAGACAAGTTTGAGCCCATCATGCAGGCCAATATCCTGGGCATGTATCATTTGTATGAAGCGGTACACAAGCTGGGTATCAAACGCGTTATTTATGCCAGTTCCAGCCATGTCGTTGGTTTTTATCCGACGACAGAAAAAGTGAATGCGGACAGCCCGCTGCGGCCAGATGGTTTTTATGGTCTCAGCAAATCTTATGGCGAAGCGCTGTCACGTTATTACTATGACCGTTTTAGCATAGAGACGGTATGCCTGCGCATAGGCTCGTCCTTTCCTGAGCCCCGTAATACCCGCATGATGGTGACTTATCTCAGTTACGATGATTTGCTGGAATTGATCAGGGCGGCGCTGTTCACGCCAAAAGTTGGTCACAGCATCGTCTTTGGCGTATCGGACAATCCGGCGAAATGGTGGGATAACAGCAAGGCAGCACATCTGGGGTTTGTGCCCAAGGATAGTTCCAGCGAGTTCGCCGGACGTTTCCCGCTGACTGCGAACTGGCCTGCTGCTGACGACATGACCAGCACCTATCAGGGTGGGCCATTCGTCGTCGCTGGGCCGCAATATCAGGACTGA
- a CDS encoding right-handed parallel beta-helix repeat-containing protein, with protein sequence MLSATSNSKTMSLKPAVAFITLLAIALPAMATTYKVTTAKELQDAIGKVKAGDVIQLAAGTYKDKFVIKNKSGKADSPIQLTGPAGSSAAVLVNSGGYGLYLDHANYWIIDGITVNNSGKGIILDTSTNNVLQNLTVHDVDDEGIHFRAFSTDNVLKNSHIYNTGKKQAGFGEGVYIGSANSNWCTYTSCNPDKSDRNKVLTNSIGPNVNAEGIDIKEGSSDGLIQGNTFDGSGISGENYADSVIDVKGNNYAITGNTVNNHPTSSDKNLLDGFQVHQAYTGWGKNNKFSSNRFNLNTKGYGINVQPGLTGNIVCDNNSVTNTTGGVANVALSHCQ encoded by the coding sequence ATGTTATCGGCAACATCAAATAGCAAAACAATGAGCTTGAAACCGGCTGTGGCATTCATCACGCTACTAGCCATTGCACTGCCTGCAATGGCAACGACTTACAAGGTCACAACAGCCAAGGAATTGCAGGACGCCATCGGCAAGGTAAAGGCAGGTGATGTAATACAACTGGCAGCAGGCACCTACAAGGACAAGTTCGTCATCAAGAACAAAAGCGGCAAGGCTGACTCCCCCATACAACTGACCGGCCCAGCCGGCTCATCTGCCGCCGTGCTGGTGAACAGCGGCGGTTATGGCCTGTATCTCGATCACGCGAATTACTGGATCATTGATGGCATCACGGTCAATAATTCAGGCAAGGGCATCATTCTCGACACCTCCACCAACAACGTACTGCAAAACCTGACCGTGCATGATGTCGATGATGAGGGCATACATTTTCGCGCCTTCAGCACCGACAATGTATTGAAAAACAGCCACATCTATAACACCGGCAAGAAACAGGCTGGCTTTGGTGAAGGCGTATATATAGGATCAGCCAATTCCAACTGGTGCACTTACACTTCATGCAACCCGGACAAGAGTGACCGCAACAAGGTGCTGACCAACAGCATAGGGCCGAATGTGAATGCCGAGGGCATAGACATCAAGGAAGGTTCATCCGATGGTCTGATACAGGGCAATACCTTCGATGGCAGCGGCATCAGTGGTGAAAATTATGCCGACAGTGTGATTGATGTCAAAGGTAATAATTACGCCATCACCGGCAATACCGTCAATAACCATCCCACTTCCAGCGACAAGAACCTGCTGGACGGCTTTCAGGTGCACCAGGCTTATACTGGCTGGGGCAAGAATAATAAATTCAGCAGCAACCGTTTTAACCTCAATACCAAGGGTTATGGCATCAATGTACAGCCAGGCCTGACCGGCAATATCGTCTGTGACAATAACTCGGTAACGAATACAACAGGCGGTGTCGCCAATGTGGCACTGAGCCATTGCCAGTAA